A DNA window from Candidatus Dormiibacterota bacterium contains the following coding sequences:
- a CDS encoding type III restriction endonuclease subunit R, whose translation NEELVDYLSALAVEKSVYDYIPYDSEVERRFAEQLDAREDIKLFVKLPSWFTIETPIGTYNPDWAIVKRSGATLYLVRETKGTKDFLKLRTAEAEKVRCGERHFQALDVPFDVVTSASEV comes from the coding sequence AGAATGAAGAGTTGGTTGACTATCTCAGCGCGCTCGCGGTCGAGAAATCCGTGTATGACTATATTCCGTACGACTCCGAGGTAGAGCGCCGGTTCGCAGAGCAGCTCGACGCACGGGAGGACATCAAGCTGTTCGTGAAGCTGCCATCGTGGTTTACGATCGAGACGCCAATAGGCACATACAACCCGGATTGGGCCATCGTCAAGCGGAGCGGCGCCACGCTGTACCTTGTTCGCGAGACGAAAGGCACGAAGGACTTCCTAAAACTGCGAACTGCTGAAGCGGAAAAAGTGCGCTGCGGCGAGCGCCACTTCCAAGCGCTCGACGTTCCATTCGACGTTGTGACGTCCGCAAGTGAGGTCTGA